The Equus quagga isolate Etosha38 chromosome 10, UCLA_HA_Equagga_1.0, whole genome shotgun sequence genome includes a region encoding these proteins:
- the OTUD6A gene encoding OTU domain-containing protein 6A, translated as MEDSQRMVRRHYREKKELQARIQSMKNSVPKSDKKRRKQLLLDVARLKAEMEQKHQQELEKFQESFPDDSNLDSVTEDLAKMDLENQPPRLAKAQRRRERRAAAEGARLERIAEVEAERQAGFRHDDEEEKLSAILEARNLEMKEIPADGHCMYRAIQDQLVFSVTVESLRRRTANYLRKHVDDFLPFFSYSETGDAYSRDSFLSYCDDIVHSALWGGQLELRALSHVLQTPIEVIQAYSPVLVIGEEYAKKPLTLVYLRYSCSLGEHYNSVKPLEAGAVGGAAPRLF; from the coding sequence ATGGAAGATTCACAGCGGATGGTACGACGCCACTACCGCGAAAAGAAAGAGCTGCAGGCCCGCATCCAGAGCATGAAGAACTCTGTCCCCAAGAGCgacaagaagagaagaaagcagttGCTCCTCGACGTGGCCCGCCTCAAGGCCGAGATGGAGCAGAAGcaccagcaggagctggagaagTTCCAAGAGAGTTTTCCCGATGACAGCAACCTCGATTCTGTCACTGAAGATCTTGCCAAGATGGATCTCGAGAACCAGCCTCCCCGCCTCGCAAAGGCACAAAGAAGGCGCGAACGAAGGGCGGCCGCGGAGGGAGCGCGCCTGGAGAGGATCGCTGAGGTGGAGGCGGAGCGTCAGGCCGGCTTCCGCCACGACGACGAGGAAGAGAAGCTCTCCGCcatcctggaggccagaaatctggaGATGAAGGAAATCCCAGCCGACGGCCACTGCATGTACCGCGCCATCCAAGACCAGCTGGTGTTCTCGGTGACCGTGGAGAGCCTGCGGCGTCGCACCGCCAACTACCTGAGGAAGCACGTCGACGACTTCCTGCCCTTCTTCAGCTACTCCGAAACCGGCGACGCCTACAGCCGCGACAGCTTCTTGAGTTACTGCGACGACATCGTGCACAGCGCGTTGTGGGGAGGCCAGCTCGAGCTGAGGGCCCTGTCGCACGTCCTGCAGACCCCCATCGAGGTGATCCAGGCCTACTCTCCCGTCCTCGTCATCGGGGAGGAGTACGCCAAGAAGCCGCTCACCCTCGTCTACCTGCGCTACTCCTGCAGCCTCGGGGAGCACTACAACTCGGTGAAGCCGCTGGAGGCCGGCGCCGTCGGGGGCGCCGCCCCGCGCCTCTTCTAG